ACGGCATACAAGCTAGATCCCttcttatttctttattaatCTTGGCTTTgtcaaaccaacaaaaaaaaatcacaaacttTACAACCTTATTTAATCTAAATTTTGGTGTTTTCTTAAAGGTGTAGTGTTCTTCAATCTGAAGAGGATCTCTGGAGCCGAAGTGGAGATGAGAGTCCGACGAGGAGACAGCATCACTCTGTACTGCGACTGTGTTTGGCAGAGTGGATTTAGTATAGTTTGGTTTAGAAACTGCTCACATGAGCATCAACCTCCTCTCATTATATCAACGATGGATCTGATACATAGCGCTGAGACGTCTAAGGATTTGATGTTTGGTGCTTTTCCACGTTACGCGCCTGTGTGGAATCAATCCAGCCAAACTCATGATCTTCTGGTGAAGAACGTCACCGAGTCAGATCTGGGGCTGTACTACTGCGCTCTACAGGAGAAGAAGATTACCAATAATGAAAAGGGAGTGAACTATGGGGATATTTACCATTATGGAAACAGAAGCACTCGACTCTGTCTGCTTGGTAAGATCATTCATTCTGATCCGTTGTGTCTTCTGTATTAAGTTCTTCTACCTTGTTTAATGCagcttccctttctctctcattttagaTCTGACTGCTCAAGATCTCCTTCAAACTTCTCCTGCGTCAGACCGTGGCATCTGTTGGAAGCTGCTGGTCATTTTTTGCCCTGTGTGTGCTCTAATATCCTCAGTCCTCTCTGCCACCTGTGTGTACTGCATCTGCAGCAAAAAGACTAAAGGTATTTTTCACTCCGTCTCTATTCTTCTGACTTCATTCCTTTTAATCAGCAGCGTTCCTTTGGTAGATCAATCAAAGGTCAACAATACCCAACCTTGTTAAGCACAGTGGAATGCAATAATAGAGGCAAAGGGCGATGCAGGAGTCAGAAGTCAAACTCGAATCACAAAGTCGAGAAACCATAGACACCATCAAACAAAGAACGCTCAGTAAGTCTCTAAGAACAACACTTCGCAACGGGCAGActaaaagcctgggcttaaGTACTCTGTGCTATGACAAGACAGGTGAACCCAGTCAGCAATCAGGAGACTGAGATCTCTGATAGGAGCGTTGTGTGGTCTCCTGTGGGCGCTctgtcacatgatctcccagggtATTCTGGGAGATCGAGTCCACTTCCTCCATACGaaagttttttaaagaatgatGTCTTATTCCTGTTATATCAAGCATATATGGAGTTCATGGAGTGAGGGGAGTATGCATCAGAAATGTACAAAGGTTCCTGCCAAGACCGTactgttttaaaataagattAACTTTAAAGATGTGTGTGggtttccatccatccatccatccatccatccatcatcgttgaccgatagtccagacagggtcacggtagcagttgggcagagaatcccagatgacccttcccccgcaacttcctccagctcattcccggggaccccaagctgctcccaggccaacttggagacataatccctccagcgggtcctagggcgaccccgggggcttgtcctggtaggccatgtctggaacacccccaccgggaggcatccagggggcccgatcagatgcccgaaccacctcagctggctcctctcaatgcggaggagtagcggctctactctgagctccttccggatgaccgagctcctcactctatcatgtgtgggtttattattattattattattattattattattattattattattattttattggtaAGTACGCCTCAAGGGGATGAGCATGTACAAACTCCAAATtcctaaaatgaaataatggtGCTgctacaaatattttaaaagactTAATACTTGATAAAATACTTGCAACAAAAATCTCAGGTAGCTCAGGTTCAGTGTCAAATAGCAAGAGGCTGCAGCATTATGCTTCAAATGTTTGGTTATTATATGAGAGATAATGACATAAGGCgatgttcagtgttttcttgCCTTTGAATTGACTTCGGGATATTTCCTGTCTCCCTCAAATTGCTTTTACTAGAGATTCAATGATCAGAGCAAAGACCAGGGGAGACAGCCTTGTCAAGCACCTTTTTCTAGAAGGAATGTAAGTTGAACAGAAGTAATTACTACATTGGCTGAGGTGGCAATATAATATCCAAAGACTTTAAACACcttaaatgccttttttaggTTCCA
This Pygocentrus nattereri isolate fPygNat1 chromosome 22, fPygNat1.pri, whole genome shotgun sequence DNA region includes the following protein-coding sequences:
- the LOC108411568 gene encoding uncharacterized protein LOC108411568 translates to MERSRATLLTLVCVVFFNLKRISGAEVEMRVRRGDSITLYCDCVWQSGFSIVWFRNCSHEHQPPLIISTMDLIHSAETSKDLMFGAFPRYAPVWNQSSQTHDLLVKNVTESDLGLYYCALQEKKITNNEKGVNYGDIYHYGNRSTRLCLLDLTAQDLLQTSPASDRGICWKLLVIFCPVCALISSVLSATCVYCICSKKTKERLKVNQRETVKRQQDRRNGQVEGGDVCYASLDIQSTGQRHLKTRRVESSDFSTYSEVRSDPV